The stretch of DNA CATCATCAAATATGAATAAGACACAACCATCATTGGACTCATCTCTGAGGAAGATGAGTACACAAAGTGGAGCTAGTGCAGTCCTTCAAATTCCTGGGcattaatctctctgaggacctcACCTGAAAATTACACCACCCAGCAAAGGCTGTACTTTCCCCTGGATGGATCTGGTTAGTGAGCTACATCTTTCTGGCCTGTGAGCTGCATATTGTGGACCGCTAGACGTAATTGTTTTCACTAAATTCTAGGGATGCTCTATATTGTCTTTTTTACCGATATCTGATCTACCACCATTGTCGACTCGTAATTTCCTATAAAAATGCTCGATATATGCTCTCACAAAAAAaggaaaactaaaacattttaggttttcaACATCTCTGATCATTTATCATGCAtgcttatattttaaacattttctgtgcaaaatgacaactacttcaataagtaacaggaaaagtgccatattgatattgtctccaacagcagctgaatctcttTCTCCCCAAGTGAGACACTAAGATGGTGTATTAGTTGGTAATGGATTTTTTCTTAATCTGTAAATTGCAACTAagatgataaaacatttataaagatctttaGATGAGAAAAGTAAGCCTTGGGTGAATattctttttgttgttttagtgGTTTTAGTGGTAAAAGTTGGGTCATTAAACGACTGAAAACGATACATATTTTCCGATATAAAATTTTAATGGCGATATCGGCCAACATTAATGTTAGACCAATATCTGACATCCCGTCATGCCATCAGGATGCAGTGTAGTATCATATGTGCTTCTCGTCATTAGACAGTACTGAGCTACAGCCAGAGCTGCTGTCCTTAAGTTCTATTAAGCTCGGAGCGGTGCGCTGTTTGAGAGTGACTACTGCAGAATGGAAGAAAAAGCACCGCAGAATGGCAGTGGAGAGGTTTACTCAAGAAAATTGCTGCACACCAGCGCACACCAGGAGAGGATCAGCCACGAAGCAGCTGCTTCGATGTGCTCCTCATTCGACTTGCGAGATCACATGATCCCTAGAGACTTCACAGGCTACAGTTTATTTATGccgtccgccattaaaccaaaaagaaggaaatcacgttgttatcactgtttgatgtcatatatgatggaaTATGATACTAGGAGTAAATAAGCCAATCACACGTAGGCTTCATTTATGTGACATTGCATCGCTGCAATACTTTTACcatggattttacactgaaactgtgtgtgatttcccgtCTAGCCCAACGGTAACTGCGGAAATTGGTGCATCCCAGGAGTGGCTCACAGAAAAATTAGAACACGATCTTATCTTTAGCGCCTCGGCATGCCGCTCCTGGGCCGCGTCTGAAAATTGCCGTGACGCAGCTTGTTTGTGACACTCCATATACTATTATGGACTCTATTGCAAGCGGTGCCACGCCGCTGGCGTTCCACGGCGTTGGCGTTCCACGGCGCTTTTGCTgccagtgtgcagtaggcttgAGAGTTCAGCATGGTGTGTATATGCAAATCTTTAAACTAGCAAAAATGAAATGAGTATATGATAAAATACACAGAAATTTAAACCCAACACCCAACAGCACAAAGacaaatgaagaaaaaatgtACCTATCTTATATTTCTTCTTGATGTCCTCTGATGGTTCTGCATATTTTGAGCACTGGCTCAGTGGTTCTCCCTGAtctgaaaaataaagaacattcagaATATATTAGTAACCAAAGTGAATCAACTACATTTATGTACCAAATCACACTGCAGTGAGTCTACGGGTTTCAGCAAGAAGGAAAGAAAAGCTGTAAAGACAGTAGTGAGAGCAGTCATGTTGTCTGGTTAAGAAACAGCATAAACGAAGAAAAGACGGGAGGTAGAAGAGGTTGCAGAGCTCAAAATGTTGAGGTTATCTTTGGGAGTGATGAGGATGGAAAGGATCAGGAACGAGTGTCACATCTATGTAAAATCCATCTGCAGTGAACCTTGTGATGTCTCACCATCTGAATCTTCAGCTGGTTCAACCTTCTTCCCTGGCCCTTTTCCTCTGTACGTCACTTCAAAGAGAAGAAAAACAGTTGTAAAATCAAGTGTGACCTTATGATCATTAGGTACTTTAGCCAAGCAAAAGTTTACCTCTTTTTCCTGCTGTCTGTCTGTGATCATCTGATGGTTCTGCTCTTGTGGGCCTCTGAGTCAGAATGTCAGGTTCTACAAGACAAAACATTCATGAACATCAATCCTGTCTGACAGATACCAAATAAAATACTCAAATGTTATCAAATAAGtaagaaaaaaacttttttacCTCACTAAATCCTACAATAATTTTTTAATGCCATAAAACTAAAATAACGaactgaccccttctttccaccggagccgtcagcagcacgttactgcagcagcacgttactgcagcagcacgtcttgctcgcgtaagctgctgcttggcccttcccacgagacgcgaagcagcaggggagcagctgtcaccgacagagcacgaagtcacacaagtgacttcgtcagtaaacacaagcaggagaaaactacaacatggctccaaaaggtttgtgttttatgttctgtccgttttataattgccaatatggacctgaaaaacaaaggagaccgctagctaggtgataacttctcacggggccgcacagttagtaactttttttaaagtaaagcaaccggaaggcagtacatttcttaattctgaaaatctcgggagcttcgctccgtttccgcgtccgatttcctgtctttccttccccaaaaatgtcgaacttgacccgtttcagaggcgttgcgcgtagaaaatagaaccggcgcataaggacggcaacatgctgctgacggctccggtggaaaagattCTGTTGACCACAGAATCCACGGTTCCTTTCAGCAgctaagacgtgctgctgcagtaacgtgctgctgacggctccggtggaaagaaggggtaatagTCAATGGATAACTGAAAATCAATGAGAACTGTTACAGTTGATCACTAAGCAAAACATTTTTTCAATTCTACAAATCGTTTAGTTCCACTTTTCTGTTCTTATCTCATACAGAGTAGCAAAGTTTCTGCTTTTAGCTtattttgctgacagtttcagcTACTTCCCGAAGGTGACAGGAAGTACCCAAAACTGTCAGCAACATAAGGTAAAACATAAACTTTGCTACTCTGTATGAGACAAGATCAGAAAAATTGAACTAgaaaagaaacacagaaagaacaaGGAGTTTTAAAGAAAAATACTAATATTTTTTTTCTCTGTGGCACTCTATTTCTTTCACATATACACAATTTGAATTAGTATCTCAAACTATTGACTATTCATTTGAAACGTGACTGAACACATGGTCATCATTTAGCCTTTAGTGCAAGTTTTAACGGTAACACATGACCTACCCTCATCATCTTCATATTCCTCCGGATTTTCTTCCTCAGTATCTGCATTGTAATGCATGTCCAGAGCTTCATTACTTTTACCACTGTCCATCAGTGTCTTCTGTTCATGAACATAGCTTTGGCTGAGAGAGGTTTTGCCAGGGTTTTTTAATGCATCATGTGTCTTCATGAGCTTAGGCTGCGAAAAGGTTAGTTCATCCTCTGAGGAAGGAGGAGCTGATGGGATATAATCACTGTCCAAATCATGGCTGGAGTCTGAGAGAAAGTCCTCTGAAGCAGAAAGCTCCTGAAAGAAATAGAGCAAAGACTCAAGTTTAGGACAGGAATTTCTAAACCACAATTCTTAACTTAACCTTTAATTACACTTCAGAAAAATATTTCCAGCTGCTGACTTTGGTTCATTCTTGCACTTCTTACCTTGCTGCTGTATTTTCaaaaaattttctccaaaatacgTTTAGCTCTAATATAGTGCTgaacgataattcaatagttcaatatatctatcgatagacatgtggtgcgatagaTAAAAAAACTGGTCAATAAAACTTCAattaaaaagtttccttttttcattataacctatcaggtagcagcatactagactcactacttaagcttggtttatgcttgacgcatttactttccgcttggtgatgcggctcgcggatgaaaCGCGCTTCACAAattgcagtgtttatggttcatgcggcttgtctctgcggtgagccaatattctcccaaactgaatggggcagcatggagctctacggcatgcatccaacactacaccatagaagaagtaaaaattactgttgtttacaacatggcattccagcattttttaacagcatcctcatcttttctgacagtgcgagctatttctctccaaaaattattaacaacatgttgatcacggtgatctctgagagctgaatcatacaaatgtctatttacgaacctctgccatactagttcttgccagtccgccatgtttttccgcgtccgaccgtccgcgtggttagaaaatttcctaggtgtgcgttgcggaaagtttgggccgtgcggaggcgcggtggaggggcgtggttgttaaaatgacggaacttttccgcgtggagccgtgcggacctcgcggacgcgtcaaacaTTAACCAACCTtcactcctaaccaatcaaaaccacagactcggcacgctacgtcaccaggccctcccctctcaaaccaaaaGAGAGCGAAAGGAAGCAAGATGTCTAGGGCTGCCATGATTAGTCGACTCGTCACGACAACGCagacaaataaaataaaccttattttataaacaattttttaaaatgtCGCCTGCTGCAGCACGTTGGGCTTTTGCTTCCTGCCTCTCTGCTCAGCCACCACTTTGGCTCCAAGGCGCATGCGCAATGGTGGCCATCCAGCTCAGCCTTCATCATCGGAGAAAGTGTCGAATCGCAACATAtctgaaaagtttgggagcattatacTAATTCAAAAGAAAGCCACATGGTGCAAACTCTGCAAAGCAAAACTCTTTCACAGGAGCACATCGGCAATGCACGAGCATCTTAAGAGGAAGAACAGAGTCGCCTCGGTAAGTTTACCTCTTGTTAGCAGCTGACATCAACagagtttgtttatgtttatgtatttagcagacacttttgtccaaagcgacttacaagtgataatcggcatgttgcccttgaacaacaacaacaacaacaacttgacatcagtcatggggaggagggaacaaggagtggacagtagagagggggacgggtgcagggaaggtgcaagTTTAGAAGattctctctgaagagcagggtcttcaggagtttcttgacaaTTGAaatggaagcccctgttctggtagtgcttagtaggtcattccacatttgtgaaacgatgcatgagaagagtctggattgtcctgagcgtggtgtaggcactgctagtcgacgatcctgtgatgaccggagcggccaggccgagacataagcctttgcaagaggattcaggtagatgggagccgtaccatctcggactttgtatgctagtgttagcagtttgaatttgatgtgtgctgctagcggtagccagtggagctcaatgaacagaggggtgacttgtgctctttttggctatttgaagaccagacacaccgcttcattctggaccatttgaagaggtctcacagtacagcctggaagaccagttagaagggcattgcagtaatcgaggcgggaaatgacagtagattgcaccaggacctgagtggcatgttgtgttaggtatggtctgatccttcgtatgttatacagcgcaaagcggcatgaacgagcaacagaggcaacacgaTCTTTAATGGTCAGGTGTTcatccagatttcgaactgcctttgaaggagccagagataggaagtcattttggattgagatattgtgctgtatggatgggtttgctgggatgacaagtagttcagttttagagaggttgagttggagatggtgggatttcatccattttgatatgtcagagagacagtttgatattcgtgcagagacagtgtggtcgtccggtggaaatgacagatagagctgggtgtcgtctgcatagcagtggtaggagaagccatgtgatcgaatgatctcacccagtgaggtggtgtatatggcaaagagaagaggtcctagaacagagccctgggggactcctgtggcaagatggtgcatggtagaggattgtccaagccaagatacagtgatccctcgctacttcgcggttcgtttatcgtggattcacgactttgcagattttttctttggagccttattcaagggaaattcgccgattcgcggaatttttcaccgattcgccgtatttttctgtcatgttttggggtaagtgtctaaccaaagacatacagaatcagactcgagtcgaggtaaaagataaacaataattttatttctttaatgatgagaactgagggcgcactggtgatccagtggagggtaaaccaggaagcggcaaaatgcggaagttcagggtgaatgtggagttgagccggggtgatatccagaggcgAATTGTAGATTTCCAGGTGGCAGAGTagacggatgaggaggacgaggtaacggagagggagcgtgagcacggtggagagcgggacggcagagcggagttggtatccaggcagcgaaccggtgagTATCCAGAAGTCTCCAAGATGGGAGAGAATCCGGAGGAGAAGCGAGTCAGGCAGTAGTTAATCATACGGCGTGGTATCTGgataaccgtcctccttttaaagccgtcccgctgatcaggctgatgaggatcagctgcgctccctctcctgttaaataaatactgtaaatatggtgtccctactttgcggattttcacctatcgcggccaggtctggaacgcatctaccgcgataaatgagggatcactgtacactaaatgatcgtcctgtgaggtacgattcaaaccaggcatgtgctttctctgtgatgcccatgctagagagtgtggacaaaaggaagccatgtttgacagtgtcaaatgcagccgataagtcgagcaggataagcactgaggatttggcagttgctctagcttcttttaaggattccatcactgctaaaagagcagtttcagtggagtggccctttttgaacccagattggtaagggtcaagcagacagttttgtgagaggtattctgtgatctgcatgAAAGCCACCTTTTctgtgattttggacagaaaaaggaggagagagaggtcggtagttctccacatgatttggaggaagagatgggtttttttttaGCAGAGGTTTAACCAGAGCATGCTTGACAGAGATAGGAaatccggatgtcagtgaagcgttgatcacataagtgcctgctgcagctactgtaggagcaatagcttggagcagcttagtcggaatggggtcctgggc from Nothobranchius furzeri strain GRZ-AD chromosome 5, NfurGRZ-RIMD1, whole genome shotgun sequence encodes:
- the LOC129162408 gene encoding uncharacterized protein isoform X2, with product METVSVFGTRKKSATKPDNEQKEEEQEEIMELSASEDFLSDSSHDLDSDYIPSAPPSSEDELTFSQPKLMKTHDALKNPGKTSLSQSYVHEQKTLMDSGKSNEALDMHYNADTEEENPEEYEDDEEPDILTQRPTRAEPSDDHRQTAGKRVTYRGKGPGKKVEPAEDSDDQGEPLSQCSKYAEPSEDIKKKYKIGTYKVKRSRKIVESPEDSHDETAQDQAELLSQSSKSAEPTEGFKKKKKTELDQLLLTKQGVKKRPWSSAEKAAVWRQLGKYITLETIPGKVP